The following is a genomic window from Solanum lycopersicum chromosome 6, SLM_r2.1.
TTTTCGGTGTATCTTTTACCTATGTTTACGTAATAAGTTAGATTCATTCACAACATATACAAACCTAATTCACAGTCCTTCGTAAATGGTTACCTGACCAAAGGAAATTTGCAATCTTTTTTGCAATTGTGGCATCGATAAATACTATTTGTTGGTTCAATCTTCTTCAAGCACACATTGCATGAAATGTAGTACCAACCAAaatagttatgtatttttattatcttgCTCTTCACTATAACAATGTATTCCtgcaattttaattaaatatcatgAAATAGTGTAATGATCATGTTTAAATGGTAAACCATTTATATGAGAAGCGTAATTAGAAAAGAACTTGAAGTTCAGAGCTCCACTCAGCCTCCAACAACTCCTTAATGTCCATATGGTTCAAAAACATCTCTTCCTCAAGAGGAAGACTGTTAACATTAGAGCtttttataatttgaacttCATTGGATATGGTGGAAAATTTTGGAGCCAAAGATCTTATGTAATCTATATCAAGATTCACATATATTTTGCTTGCATAGGTGGTGGAGAAGCTAACCTCACCTATTGGGTTAAAGATGAAAGCACGTCATTTCTTTAAAACGCTTGGAGTTAAATTGCTAGTAAGTACAACTAAATCTGTAACAATTACCACGAAATTCTTTCACTGTTGTAGAAGTCACTATCACTATATATGGGCCAGCATCATTGTTATACAAATAAGGACAAAACCTCTCAAAATTCTTCCCATAAGGTAATTTTTGCTTTATCTAAACTATGCATAGAAACTATAAATCAAtgatcaaataatttaattgtaaGGAGATAACAAAGTAAAACAACTTAAATTGAGATGAGTGACTTACTAATCAGTAAGAATGTGGATATCCCTCTTCTTCCATTTTGGACCAACACTCTCGATATCACCAATTCTATATAAACAACCAATAACATCTACGAAAATTGAAGAGGAAGATTCATATGCAAGTGTTCTATTTGAATAGTTTAGGCAATTATTTAGCATTTACATTAAATGTAACCGGTAAgactttaaatataaatatagaccTGATAAGACAATGTTGTTATTCACCCTTGAGTCAATCACATCtgaattaataaattcaaaaccGTTTACTGGAATTTAAACAATATCTTCAGACAAATTATTGATTGCAGTTGAGgcaaagaaaatgatttttaatgagTTTTGAAAAGGTCCATATCCCCCAATGCTTTCAACAactttgaagttcttgatgataaATACAGAACCTTCATTCAACTTGTCTTTGAACCTATTAACCtgattttttctaattatacCATGCATCAAATTACCCTGATAGAAGAAGTAATTAGTAAGtaatttgataaattgaaactacctaataaaatatgatatttggtAAATGAATCAATCGGAAATGTACCTTTTCATCGATAAATATCATATCCATGCTGATAAGCTCACCATTTTTCTTGAGATTAATGGTGTTCCACATTCTACAAATTCTTACTCTTATTGTAAAATCATCTGTACCAGTAACAAATtctgaaagaaaagaaattgtcATTGTTAAAACTCAATTAAAAGAAACAGAGACAATGTAAATTTGAATATGGGAATGATTCACTACCCATGTATATATACTACAAGAATTATGGTTATGAAATGGGAAAGTAAATCAGTAGAGTAATTAGCAGAGCAATTATCACAAATTAATACACAATTAATTAGCAGAGCAATTATCACAGATTAATacacaattaattaaaagagaaattgtCACAGATTAATACACAATTTAATACATTAGAGTTACAAATAAGGAAGATGAAACAATGAGTTTTATGGAAACATGTCTCTTACATTCTTGAGAGGTAGAAGGTTGAGAGTAGATATGAGAAGAACGTTCTTGAGAGGGAGAAGCTCAGCAAGAATTGATATGTAGTCATGTATAATTAATTGGGTCATTTAATTTGGATAGATAGGACTGGGTtttaatgtaattaaatattatttgtatttaataGGTGAAATATGGGCTAGAGGTAATCAATTATATTGTGGGGtaatttttatgtgatttatttatctattaaatGGTGAAATATTACGAATCAATAATGGATACGTAGTTGAGAACTTCCATAGTAACACAAGTCAGAGAGATTACAAAGTAGTATACATTAATGAGTTTAATCATTTCAAAATTGCACATGTCTAGATTTACCGACCAAAAGTCCTATATGACACATATTGTCGCCAAGAGATTTCAGGTCGAGTATGAGACTCTGTCGTATATTCTAATCTAACTAAGCATGGCTTGTCTGATAAGAAAATGGCCTAAATTATATCTGTCTTTATCAGATTTTCATGAGATACATATGGACTATATTGGAGTCTTATCATATTGCAACTTTTTTTGTTCACAAcgttaaagaatttttttcccTCAACCTTGAACCTGAACCGGAAAACATGGAGAAAGAACTTATTTTCAGAAGACGATAACAAATCATTCCAAAAGTGCAAATGAAAGAAACTTTCTGTTGTATATGCAAATTAGAACTACTTAGGATTATGCCAAAAGGATCAAATTTTACCAAACCAACACATGATCACAAGTGTACACAACCCTATATAAGCGAATATTTTTTGCATATGTACTCCTTTTTTTTCCTCACTTGTTTCAAACAATATCGCAAAAAGATAGACCCAAGTTGAACAAAATTCAACTATGTTCTTAATATTGATACTATGATTATATAACTTCTTTTACCTTGTGCAATCTTTTCAACGTACTTTCTGCCTTCAGTATTTCTGATATATTATTGGACAATCATTCTCTGTGTAAAAATCTTGATGGCTTCTCTTGTTCATATTTTAAGGCTTTCTTTGGGTTTTTCCTGTTTCTGATTATGTTTTGGTGATTTTGCAATTTCATTTTACATTACTGATGGAAAATAGATATCTACTGCTTCTTCTAGCATCACAGTTTGCAATGTTATTACTGACATGGTAGATGTGCGCTAACTTGTTGCCTAAAAGTACTTACCTTGTGTTCTTTTCTAGGAAATTTATGTGTTTCCACTTTCCATTTGAAGACCATTCAGAAAGTATAACGTAATAGAGTAAATATGATTTGTAATTGGAATATGGAAGCAGTAGTTTAATTCTactgcaaaaaaaaatgaaaatgtgtTGTGCGTGGACAGTACTGCAGCTGCAAATATATGGTAATCATGTAGTACGAAATACATTTAAAACTAGCGCCTAGAACTACAATTAACATATATTGTACATATACTTAGTATCAACATGTCGAGGTTACGTTTGGATCAAGTTAATTGACCCTACAATTCTCCAGCTTACGTTTTAGATGTGTACATATTctgaatttaattttattggCAACCCTATACTGAAGAAACTTTCATCCTTAAAGTCTATCTACTAAGGAAGTATTATGTGGCACCTAACATTATCCAACATCCATTGTTAGTGACACAATGATAGTTTAGAGATTAAGGACGTAATGATTCCTTGGTATCAAAAAAGAGAATCTAAAGAGAGATATAAAGAATAAATACCCGAAGGCATAAAATCTAATGACTAACCTCATCATCACCGTCAAATAGACAATGTTTCAACAGCACAAATATGCGAGGCTACAACATATTAAAGAAACAGAGTAAAAATGCAACATTCAGTCATGACACAAACTGAAACCAGAAAAATTCTACCTTTAATGAACCAACCAAGGCACTAAACTTTGCTAAAGGTGCTCACTGCACTGGCCCGAACTCAATTTGTTTGCTTGCTGCAGAATCATTAAGAAGTTCCAGTGCAAAAGAGATTGATAAAACAAAATTGGAAATGATTTAGAAAATTACAAAAGCAAAATCACCAACATTAACGTGGTAAGTACAAAAAAAAGGTGATTTTACCTCTCTCGATACTTTGTGAAGTTCACCAAACATTTATGCCAACAAAGAAGACTTTCCTGATCCAACCATTCCAACAATTGCAGCAAGTTCCCCCtttcaaacttgaagatttatGTCTTTCAGAACAATTTTTTCACCATCCTCTTCCCATGAAAAAATCCCATCTTTAACCTCCACTGCAATACTGCCATTACAGCCTTGTTGTCTTTCGACAACATCAGAATCCAATTCACGGCTTGTCATATATCCATCTAACCTACCTAGTAATACCATGGCTTGTGAAATTGTCATAAGAGATTGAGGGAAGGTTCTGATAGGATCCTGTAAAATTCTGAAAACTGTTATTGCTGTGAATACAGTAGCAGCATCTAAAggatttttgaaaaagattGCAGCTCCAAACATAAACTTTGATATGACATGCGACATACTCCACAGTAGTGATAAGTTGCAAGAAAGCAATTATATGAACTTACTAAGCCATTTGAATTCCTGATTACGTAAtgatatgtaaatatatatatacatcaagatAGTACAAACAACATAAGCTTACATATATAACCTGCATAGGAACCAATATCTTCCTCTCTCTTTGCAATGTGAAAGTCCCTTACCTGTAGCACTATCAAAAGTTAGTAAGTCAATAGCTTGCCACAATATATCATGAACTTTTATCTTCTGAGgaatgtttttaattttctcatgttcGATTTGGTCAAATAATTTGATATGCATTTTCATTACAAATAACTAAAATGACTTCGATCTCGGTGAAAGTAAGGAAAACAAATTTTGCTAGTGACATTTTACATTGATTGTGTCCTTACCGTTCCCCACAGCCCTCATCACCACACCCCTGCTTCCCCACCTCCAcctcaaataatattatttaaaattatataaaaatgtttATGTAGCCATGAGATTTAGTAGTGCCTGTCAGCCTGTGTAATCCATAACCATCTCACACTTAGTGCAAAAGAAACAGTTATCTAGCTGAAAAAATGAACAGATGCAATCAAGTAAACAGTGTGTTCTGCTTTTGCCTTTTAGGAACactatatatcaaaataagaaCTGAATTACATTATCAAACTTACCTTGTCTATAATGATGTAAACTCTACCAAACATATTTTCTGGGATGGAAATGTCCAAGTTGAAGCCTCTTCATGCGCTCTGTAAATATAAAAGCACACAAGCACTTATATGTTGTTGTCAATTTCAATGATGTAATAAGTAAATATCATAATGCTtgttaagaaaaacaaagtGCAGACATCAAAGATCAATATTCTTCATGATTTGGGAACAATGTTGACAGAACAAATGCTTTCCATTGTGACAATAAAATGTAAGACTGAATAGAGATTTAAGTATGAAGGTACGTGAAAATATGGATCATGCTCAGATGTGGCTGAACTGGGTGCAGGGCTCGAGCTGGCTAGCAacaataatatttcaatatgtCAGGCTTGAAGTTCGTGGCTGAAAGAACCGGTGATGGAGCTGGACAGCCATTCCTCGACACCGACAACGGCGAGGAACTCATGCATGTTCAACCTGGAACTGCCATAGTCCTCGGCAGTCGCCCTCCTGAGTCCCCTGGCACTCTCTATATCACCTCCAAGTAACATCTCGACCTTCAGTTTACTTTCATTTGTGTTCATAAATCTAGTTTGTTTCGGAATTAGCCGTTGAGTTTTAGTTTTGTGATTCGTTAAAATAATGACTTCCATGTTTCAGGCAAACAACCTTTTTATAATTAAGAGAGCTGGACATAAAGCTTTCATTCATCTAACATCAAgctttaactttataattacgTACCAAGTACCAacacattatttttcaattttgctCAAATTATATAAGATAAAGTAGCAAAGGCGCCGAAAGAGAAAAACATTGTTAGTGCAATAGAACAGAAAGCCACTAACAACAATCCAAGGGAAAATTTCACTCACGTGCCTCTGCCATTACCTTTGGGTAATCAACAAGCAGTGGAGAATCAGAAATTGATCAATTCAGCTCCTATTATTGAAGTGCTAGCAAGACGAGAGACCTGAGCAAGAGCAAATAAAAGCACCAGAAATTGATATAGAGGACACTTACTTTTTGAAGATCCTAATGAAATTCCTTGCCTTAACTGCAGAGTTCACAAATTGTCATTTCTTCACAGGGTTAGTTAAAATTTTTCTGTTTGTGGTACCATATGCCAACTTCGAAAGGCACTAATAAGCGATTGTTAGCGCAATTAGAAGTTATACACAAAAGGGATATTTGGGTAAAGTATGAAGGAACTTACCAAACAGTTCATGTCAACACGTTAATGTCGTCATTCCAGTACTGATTATTAATATGCAGCTCTATATATTCTCCTGTTACCATTATAATTTAAAGATGATCTACCAGCCAGGAAGAATAAACTCATGTACGTCCTCAAATGCTCATATTATTCCCTTCTTTTCCTATTGACCATTCAATTATTGAACTATTCATTTTCAACACATCTATTGATCTACAAATCTTAGTAAGATGTAgacacatatttttaatttctgcTACCAATCATTACCACTTTAATTTATTGACTCAGTTCCCCCAAGAGTTTCTGTGTCATCCTGTCTATGGGTGACATCCAAACATCAGAAGCCATTAGTGAGTTGATTCATTTTGTGAAAGTCATTGATCATTAAGGTCCAGAGGAATGTTAAAATGGTTAATGTTGAACgatgatatttttttaccttaccaactaaaataaataaatcaaataaaacactTGTTTTTGCGAAGGTGAGTACTCTAACTTCTGAGACGGACCAAATTTTTAAGAATCGCTGATAAAATCATGCTCAATTAGATCATTAATCTTCAAGTATACCTATTTGTTCCAAAACAGAACACTGTTAGTTGAACAGTTATGAATttgcataataaaataaaaatatgggatgaaataagaaaataccTCATTTCTATTTCAGCTTTAAGggcatatattttgaaatacttCTGTGTAAACGATATTTTTAATGAACATAGGATCTTCCATGTCCTCGTCAACATTTAGAATAGTTAATCCTTGTCTTTTTGTTACTCGGGATAGTGCTACACATACTTGGCCATGAGTGATTACTTGTTTAGGAAGATATAATCCAACATGGTTGAGAGACTGTCCTTGACTTTTATTAATTGTCATAGCGAAACATGGTGCTACAGGAAGTTGACGTCTATTTAACTTGAATGCCACTTTGAATCATTAGGAGACATAATTATTCTTTGTATTGTTACTTTTGAGCCAATGTTTTTTCCGTAGATTTTATTTGCACTAATAGACCAGTTACCAAGATTTGTGACAATCAATCGTGTTCCATTGCATAGTCCTTCACTTTGATTAAGATTCTTCAGAAGCATAACTGGAGTGCCTACTTTTAACTATACTACATAATTAGGAATTCCAGGAAATCTtaagctttttaaaaaatccattGGGTACAATAGATCTTCATCATTAGTGTTCACACTTGCTTCACACACATTGTCAGAGCTAAAATATATTCTTCCTTCACCTTGAATCATTTTCATAATTGTATCATTCAATTCATGGACCATTTTGTTCTTAGGAGTAAGTATTGCTCTTACTTGCAAATATGTTGGGTCATTGTACTTCTGCAAGAGGGACGGGTAAACTGCGTCGACGATTGATCCGATTGGATCATTGGATGGCATTATACATATATCAGTAGGCACTTTAATAAGGTCATTGTCAACATCACTATAAAAGGATCCATCCCCAATTTGTAACAACCATTTGTCCAAAGTAGTAACTTCAGCGGCTTCAGAATGAGATACTCTTCCACAACAATGCCGCATATATTGTTTCAGCTCATAAATTGTAAAAAATGGCCACAAATATGAGTAGTTGAGTGATGCATCTAAAATATTAGCTCGTGTTCCTTTTGGAATCACCGGTAGTATTTGATGAAAATCACCACCAAATACCATTGTAAGGCCTCCAAATGGTTTGTCTGtactattttcatattttaatcgGAGGATATCTCTCAAGGTCCTATCTAAggcttcaaaacaaaatttattttccatTGGCGCTTCATCCCAAATGATTAAAGATGTTTTCAAAAGTAGTTCGGCTAACTGGCTTCCTTGTCTTATTTCATAAGTTGATTCTGCACTAATGTCCAAAGGAATATTGAATCATGAATGTGTTGTCCTGCCATTTGGTAATAACAAAGAGGCTATTCCAAAAGTAGCAACTGGAAGAACTATTTTTGATTGTGATCTCAACCTGGATATTATTGTATTCCATAAAAATGTCTACCCGGTACCACCATGcccatttataaaaaataagcgTCCTTCTTCATTAGCAACTGATTTTATTACTACTTCATAAGCTATCTTTTGACAATCATTAAAAAGAGTGAATGATTTATAATGTATTTCCTTTAAGAAACCTTTGTCATATTCTAGTTCCTCATTGATTAGGCGATTCCCTGTGTCATTCATCAAAGTAGAATCTGGAAGTGGCATTCCATAATGTCTTTCAAACTTTTTCCTATCTTCAGAAGTATGGTTTCTATCTCAAATAACGTATATGATTCAAGTTGTTTTTCATTTAACTTTAAATCTTCCAATTGAAATCTTTTTCGTTGTAATGATGTTATATCTTCTGATAGAATTTCATAGTTGGTCCTCCAAAGTTTGGACGAATCAGACACTTGACAGTGAATTAGTATCGTCACAAACAGATTTCTCAACTCATTTCCTGATACCCAACATGCAGCTTCAGCCAAGCAGTCATTCCATTCTTTATCATTCTCCAATAATCCCAATGCGTAGCATGCCTCCTTATAAGTATCATACCGGACTCCATTAATTGTTCTAATGCTTTCAAAAGAAGTGCTTCCTTTGACAAAATTAAGTACAATTCTCATGTAAAATCGTTCTCCATTTGCAGGATATGCGAAGTAAATTCTACCAACTGACTTCCCCCTTTTTATTCTAGTCCATATTTTGAATGTTGCGTCCCAGACCCAACGTGTAGGAAAATCTGAATATGTTAGCTCTCGCGCATCCTCATATTCTTTGTTTACCTCAAACCATTCCgtgaattttgtttttactaTGTCGGGTCTGTTTAGTATGCTTTCAGGACACCTTTATTCTTGGAATACTATGGTGTTTTCTCCTTCTAAATGGAATGGCAAATGCTCAACTGTTGGCTGTATATGATGTATCTCAAATGAGAAGATCCTCCAGCAAGCTTCTGTAGCTAATATGTATCTACAATCTAGATATCTTTTGATCTCATCACGTTCTGTAGAAGTGTCTGAGCATTCTATACCAATTGTTGCTCTATCAGATCCTTTATTCACATATTTAAACAGGTACTTCACTGATCATGAGTAACTGCACAAGTTGACATTTATATGTCCATCAAATTTGACAATCAAATTCCTGTTATAGGGGACGACATATCTGTTATCTAAaaagacattatttttattaactttagTACCTGTGTTTCTTCTCCTATAAATTGGGAACCCATCTTCATCAAAAGTTGTTTGATTATTGAACTTCTTTGGAAAATGCTTGGTGCATTTTCCTTGCTTCATACATGGGCATCCTGGATTGAGGTCTCCACAAGGTCCATGCATCATGTAGTTCTTTACAGCTTTATAACCATCCAGGTATACTTCCATATTGGGTATTTCAGTTGTTATCATTGTGTTGATATGATCTATAGATGGACTTTTTAATGTAGGATGCAGAAAGAGTAGTATATGTGCATGAGGTAGTCCTATTTTCTGAAACACAATTGTATATAAACCTGCAGAGTTAAAGGTATAATGTGTTTGTTAGGTTGACGGTAAAGtaatcatttgtttttttagcAAAATGTAAATGCTTGAATTAATAACTGGTGTATTATGTTAGTATGTTGAAGTTTGAACTTACATgcaattatttttccaaaaggTTGTTGCTTTTTCAGATCTTGCATTAATTGGAATAACTTGATTTGGAACACTCTGCATATAATGCCCACCCTGTTGTCATCACCAGATTGTTTTATTAAGCGAAGCATTTCATTTATTTCGGGCCACTTTGGATTGCATTTTAAAGTGAGGAACAAATCTGGATATCCAGCCCACCTGCAAATCGCCATTGCATCTTGATAATTTTGTGCCCGATAGCGAGGTCCTCCGGTGTGAGATGAAGGTAAGATAACAGTTTTTCCTACCAAAGAACAATCTGAATCACCACGAAGAATGGAATCAATTAAGCACGAGTAAAGATCAGCTCTGAGTTTTGGTTGATTATTCCGAATATGACGAAATCTTTCTTCCTCGATTTCCATGTAATCGTCAACAATGTATTGTTGTAATAGTCTACCGGCTAGCAAGAGAGTCTTACCCTCGTTAAGTCTTTGTTGTATTCTAAAGCAATAGAAGTCTCTCGTTGTTAATTTTTGTCGCTTGTAACTCTTGTTGATGACATCTCCCAAATTTATTCAAACTCTATATCCATCTTCACCATAAGGGTGTATTAGTGGATATGTCATAGACATAAAACTTGGGTGTAGATCAGAAATTCTTTGAAGTCCATTTTTCCTATGCTCTACAATAATATATCGCTGGAAGTTTTCTTTCATAAGATCACCCACTATTAATCCAGCTACTTCAGAAGTTCTGGGTAAATTATATTGTCGACCATCCGTTGTCCTATTAGATAGGAGACGTAGGCAAAATTCACGTTCAGGATGCTCTTTATATTAATCTCTAGCCATTCGAAATGTTTTAACCAATATATTAAGCTCCTCCAACATTACTGATAAGCCCTGAAAAATTTCAGGATCAATGTCTCCTTCTAGCAGACAATTCATTCTGTTGTTTATCTCATTTTCAGCATATATATATAGCTGAGCAAACTGGGGTCTTTTACCAATTTAAGGCGATAAAGATCCTATACAATGATAATTCTGACCACACATCCTAAAAACGTATGGCCCCTTTGAGTGATTGATAGATCCATCAACTCGTCCACCCATGGATGTAAATGCAAACATTGAGTTATAAGctctaatatttttttcgaaaattaatACCTAGTTGCCCTGATTCTTTACCCAAAAGATACTTCAGATAAGGTTGTGGTTCCTTCAATGAAGGAAGTTGTACACAACCTCCTCCCATACAACAAAATGAGAATATCGGTCttgttatttgttttgattttgttgttcGTTCTTCATACCATAAAAGAGCTCCACAATATTGACATGTGTACTTTGGGGGGCCAAAATTCAAAGTTGTTGTGTAATGGCCTGTCAATTtgaacaattaaatataaacataaacatatagtTAGCAAATTATTTACTCATTCAGTTTCTCATATGAACAATCAGTCAAATTTTGACATTTAGATAAGAGATAAATGGGGATGCATATTACCATACCATTTTGATGAATGGGAACATGTCTGCTTGAAAAGTTTGTCAACTTCGCCAACTTTTCGCTTCAATCTGGAATACTTCCATCTGCTTTTTTTGAGAGAGCCTGGTTCCTTATTCACTCGACTACACTCGCCTGTTGATgcatttgtattttctttttgttttagcATCTGTTCTAGGGAAACTAATTCTGGTAGTAGTTGTTGTAGGAGGTTAACTTCCATCGAAATATTCAATGATCCattgtattttttaatgatAGCAGATAGCAATTCCATTGAACctgttatatttgttttga
Proteins encoded in this region:
- the LOC138349207 gene encoding uncharacterized protein, producing MVFGGDFHQILPVIPKGTRANILDASLNYSYLWPFFTIYELKQYMRHCCGRVSHSEAAEVTTLDKWLLQIGDGSFYSDVDNDLIKVPTDICIMPSNDPIGSIVDAVYPSLLQKYNDPTYLQVSRLASTSIIGAELINF